Genomic segment of Candidatus Methylomirabilota bacterium:
CTGCCACGGCTCGGTGCCCGCGTGGGGAGTGTCGAGCGGGATCGTCCGGTAGCGCCGCATCGCCGTGCAGCCGGGCACCCGGGCCGCCTCGGCGGCCCGCACCGTGTCGTACCACTCGTTGAACGCGGTCTCGAGCTCGGGGGTGATGGTCGCCTTGACGACGAAGAGCGCCGGACCGGCCAATGCGCGGGCCTTCAGCGCATCGCGGCGGGCGCCGCGGCGATCAGCTCCAGAAGCGTGTCACCCACGCGCTCGACGTCGACCCCCGCCCAC
This window contains:
- a CDS encoding antibiotic biosynthesis monooxygenase; translated protein: MAGPALFVVKATITPELETAFNEWYDTVRAAEAARVPGCTAMRRYRTIPLDTPHAGTEPWQYMVCYEFDSEESLRSFLASDTLRAMTRDYEARFGGAGERARFAYRQIYPTDGGPGR